From the genome of Aliarcobacter lanthieri:
TTGTAATAAATGAAAATAGAGAGCTTTTAGGAAGTGTCTCTTTACAAGCATTAATTATGGCAGAACCAGATAGTTTAATAGAAGATTTTATGAGAAGCAATCCTATATCTTTAAAAGCTAGTGATCCCATAGAATTTTGTGTTAGGGTAATAAAAGATTATGATTTAGTTATAGCACCTGTTGTTGATGATAACAATATACTTATGGGAATAATCACTTATGATGATGTTATTGATGTAGCTATTGAAGAAGCAGAAGAAGATTTCCAAAAAATGAGTGGTACAAGTGTTGAAGTAAATAAACATGGAAAAGTAGGTTTAATAACAAATATAAAAGAAGCAACAATATCAACTCTTTATAAAAAAAGAATTTACTGGCTTGTTATTTTAGTTTTTGGTAATATATTTTCAAGTGCAGGTATAGCTTATTTTGAAGATACAATATCAGCATATATAGCTCTTGTATTCTTTTTACCATTACTTATAGGTAGTGGAGGAAATGCAGGTTCTCAATCTGCTACATTAACAGTAAGAGCTTTGGCTACAGGAGATATTAAATTAAAAGATTGGGGAGGAATGCTTGGGAAAGAGCTAGTTATAGCTACTTTACTTGGAATAACTATGGCTTTAGCTGTAACTTTTATAGGTATTTATAGAGGTGGATATACTATAGCTTTAGTTGTATCTTTATCTATGATTTTTATAGTAATGTTTGGTAGTATTGTTGGAATGTCATTACCATTTTTACTAAGTAAATTTAAATTAGACCCAGCATCAGCTAGTTCACCACTTATTACTTCAATAACTGATGCTGTTGGTGTTTTAATATTCTTTTCTATTGCAACTGCAATTCTTGATTTACCAACACCATAAATTTTAAATAATGGCTTATAAATAGCCATTATTCTATTGTAAAAGTATATTTTCTTTTAAATATTAATATTTAAGAGAAAAATAATAATCTTTAGTATATCTTATCTAATATATATTAAACACTTAAAAAACCTTTAGATAAAATTTGGATATAATGCCCAAAATTCATAAGAAGCTTATTTTAACTAATTTTATAAAATCGAAATATTCTTTCAAAAAGGAAAATAAATGCAATACGATATTATCGTTGTTGGTGGTGGCCATGCGGGAATAGAAGCGGCCCTTTGTAGTGCAAGAATGGGTAAAAAAACACTATTAATCACTATGTTAGTTGAACAAATAGGAGCAGCTAGTTGTAACCCTGCTATTGGTGGTTTAGCAAAAGGTCATTTAGTTAGAGAATTAGATGCTCTAGGTGGAGAAATGGGGCTTTGTACAGATGCTACTGGAATACAATTTCGTATTTTAAATGGTTCAAAAGGAGCTGCTGTTCAGGGTTCAAGAGCACAAATTGATATGGATAAATACCGTGCATATATGAGAGAA
Proteins encoded in this window:
- the mgtE gene encoding magnesium transporter gives rise to the protein MNKNELISSIKNVIQNKSKKEIVKIIHNTYPVDLIEAFEELEPQDIFNFISLMPLKSSSELFGYLDEQMQLTILDFMDRTMIKELLEKMPSDERADLFNIMSETLQDRILPILNKAEQEDIIKLSSYNENVIGSLMTSNYATLQASMNALEAISYLRKIAGDIETIYETFVINENRELLGSVSLQALIMAEPDSLIEDFMRSNPISLKASDPIEFCVRVIKDYDLVIAPVVDDNNILMGIITYDDVIDVAIEEAEEDFQKMSGTSVEVNKHGKVGLITNIKEATISTLYKKRIYWLVILVFGNIFSSAGIAYFEDTISAYIALVFFLPLLIGSGGNAGSQSATLTVRALATGDIKLKDWGGMLGKELVIATLLGITMALAVTFIGIYRGGYTIALVVSLSMIFIVMFGSIVGMSLPFLLSKFKLDPASASSPLITSITDAVGVLIFFSIATAILDLPTP